One Phycisphaera mikurensis NBRC 102666 DNA window includes the following coding sequences:
- a CDS encoding glycine--tRNA ligase: protein MTAPAQRPTPPADAARSMEALVSLCKRRGFVFPASEIYGGINGFWDYGPLGTALKNHVRDHWWHQTVECPPLDPDSGEPLSVLGLDSAIIQNPKVWEASGHVGGFSDPMVDCRETNGRYRQDQVEVLFVEGRGAWAFPENKPDAIAKKLRKAGVTIDDGEVKNLSQVDESLYGTIVAPDTDKAGTLTPPREFNLMLDTYPGVIRNEENKAYLRPETAQGIFLNYLNVLNTMRVKVPFGIAQIGKSFRNEVTPRNFIFRSREFEQMEMEWFCSEEEAPKWYDFWKHERMRWWESLGIDQANLRFRDHGSDELAHYSSACVDVEYRYPFTAPGFGELEGVAHRGNFDLTAHTRASNAKLDYFDQELQLRLKAEGVGKDEIKERSRYTPHVIEPASGLTRAVLVLLCEAFTPSPERSGSDYVMKFKPKFAPVKAGVFPLVNKDGMPEVAHKLYMELRQRFACEYDAKQTIGKRYARMDEIGTPFCIAVDGDTLENNVVTIRDRDTTQQERVGIDRVAAFLAEKGC from the coding sequence ATGACCGCCCCCGCCCAGCGACCGACCCCGCCCGCCGACGCCGCCCGCTCGATGGAGGCGCTCGTGTCGCTCTGCAAGCGGCGCGGCTTCGTCTTTCCCGCCTCGGAGATCTACGGCGGCATCAACGGCTTCTGGGACTACGGCCCGCTGGGGACGGCGCTGAAGAACCACGTCCGCGACCACTGGTGGCACCAGACGGTGGAGTGCCCGCCGCTGGATCCCGACTCCGGCGAGCCGCTCTCGGTGCTCGGGCTGGACTCGGCGATCATCCAGAACCCGAAGGTGTGGGAGGCCTCCGGCCACGTCGGCGGCTTCAGCGATCCGATGGTCGACTGCCGCGAGACCAACGGCCGGTACCGGCAGGACCAGGTCGAGGTGCTCTTCGTCGAGGGCAGAGGAGCCTGGGCCTTCCCCGAGAACAAGCCCGACGCCATCGCGAAGAAGCTGAGGAAAGCCGGCGTCACGATCGACGACGGCGAGGTGAAGAACCTCAGCCAGGTGGACGAGTCGCTCTACGGCACCATCGTCGCCCCCGACACCGACAAGGCCGGCACGCTCACCCCGCCGCGTGAGTTCAACCTCATGCTCGACACCTACCCCGGTGTCATCCGCAACGAGGAGAACAAGGCCTACCTGCGGCCCGAGACCGCGCAGGGCATCTTCCTCAACTACCTCAACGTGCTGAACACGATGCGGGTGAAGGTGCCCTTCGGGATCGCGCAGATCGGCAAGAGCTTCCGCAACGAGGTCACGCCGCGGAACTTCATCTTCCGCTCCCGCGAGTTCGAGCAGATGGAGATGGAGTGGTTCTGCAGCGAGGAGGAGGCGCCCAAGTGGTACGACTTCTGGAAGCACGAGCGGATGCGCTGGTGGGAGTCGCTGGGCATCGACCAAGCGAACCTGCGCTTCCGGGACCACGGGTCCGACGAGCTGGCCCACTACTCGTCCGCCTGCGTCGACGTCGAGTACCGCTACCCCTTCACCGCCCCGGGCTTCGGCGAGCTCGAGGGCGTGGCGCACCGCGGCAACTTCGACCTGACGGCGCACACCCGCGCCAGCAACGCGAAGCTCGACTACTTCGACCAGGAGCTGCAGCTGCGGCTCAAAGCCGAGGGCGTCGGCAAGGACGAGATCAAGGAGCGGTCGCGCTACACGCCGCACGTCATCGAGCCCGCCAGCGGCCTCACGCGGGCCGTCCTCGTGCTGCTCTGCGAGGCCTTCACGCCGAGCCCCGAGCGATCCGGCTCGGACTACGTCATGAAGTTCAAGCCGAAGTTCGCCCCGGTGAAGGCCGGCGTCTTCCCGCTCGTGAACAAGGACGGGATGCCCGAGGTCGCCCACAAGCTCTACATGGAGCTCCGCCAGAGGTTCGCCTGCGAGTACGACGCCAAGCAGACCATCGGCAAGCGTTACGCCCGCATGGACGAGATCGGCACGCCCTTCTGCATCGCCGTCGACGGTGACACCCTCGAGAACAACGTCGTCACGATCCGCGACCGCGACACGACCCAGCAGGAGAGGGTGGGAATCGATCGGGTGGCGGCGTTCCTGGCGGAGAAGGGGTGTTGA
- a CDS encoding helix-turn-helix transcriptional regulator, producing the protein MQQLSTHSAVEIRRRRGAALKATRNAAGLSARRLVERINDRTAGSDVTEHAIYAYESGRVQLSREVAERVAAVLNVPLGGLLAGDPDFPEAAPADDRAAAMGEHAEVGPARTGAEGPPQPGRWAATRSSVLGRCDLAVPAAEVLIRQVSARRFQLPDPAIFAASFELLEGDLAALLTSPEAAWLGCQEEDAWHAPMLDLLAAAGRLRDANGAAWDGLRGGAERGRAADACGPAAEALQAALAELLDARGRVRRLAGAGAAAATGG; encoded by the coding sequence TTGCAGCAACTTTCCACACATTCTGCCGTCGAGATCCGTCGCCGACGCGGGGCGGCGCTCAAGGCCACCCGCAATGCGGCGGGCCTGTCCGCGCGGCGGCTGGTGGAGCGCATCAACGACCGCACCGCCGGCAGCGACGTCACCGAGCACGCGATCTACGCCTACGAGAGCGGGCGCGTGCAGCTGTCGCGGGAGGTCGCGGAGCGGGTGGCCGCGGTCCTGAACGTCCCGCTCGGGGGCCTGCTCGCCGGAGACCCCGACTTCCCCGAAGCCGCTCCGGCAGATGATCGAGCGGCCGCGATGGGGGAGCACGCGGAGGTTGGGCCCGCGCGGACGGGGGCGGAGGGACCGCCGCAACCAGGACGCTGGGCGGCGACCCGCTCGTCGGTGCTGGGACGCTGCGACCTCGCGGTGCCAGCGGCGGAGGTGTTGATCCGGCAGGTCTCGGCGCGGAGGTTCCAGCTGCCCGACCCCGCCATCTTCGCCGCCTCCTTCGAGCTGCTCGAGGGCGACCTGGCGGCGCTCCTGACCTCGCCCGAGGCGGCCTGGCTCGGCTGCCAGGAGGAGGACGCGTGGCACGCTCCGATGCTCGATCTCCTCGCGGCCGCCGGGCGCCTCCGCGACGCCAACGGCGCCGCCTGGGACGGCCTCCGCGGCGGCGCGGAGCGCGGGCGGGCCGCCGATGCCTGCGGCCCCGCCGCCGAGGCTCTCCAGGCCGCGCTCGCGGAGCTGCTCGACGCCCGCGGCCGGGTCCGCCGCCTCGCCGGGGCGGGCGCGGCCGCCGCGACCGGCGGCTGA
- a CDS encoding App1 family protein: protein MPLPRFLHAWLHELEASLDRWWNVFRRALGGGKPRSVIPFTGWDNTHHAAAGGEARAVFGCRVLATPLGGGPREKDRWWDNLRNTYRRWDTQEVPHAEVTATLGTQAQSVTADEEGYAWFRISPPPEADAGLARLLVADSAADRGVDPAREAAVRGAAVESELPVIRPGLRAPFGVVSDLDDTVIHTGITNLLTAARLTFLHNARTRKPLPGVAALYAALEAAGEEPAPFFYVSSSAWNLHDLLTDFLRLNRLPVGPLLLQDLGLDRSKFIKRPGHTHKLDKARDLVDAFPGLPFLLIGDSGQADPHLYERLVRERPGRIAAVLIRDVDAGQRSRRDRDAEAHLAAARAAGTPAFLVHDSAEAAGHLVRLGLLPAGALEMIRRDTEAESGRPGVAGAVLRQARAALRPDRRAP from the coding sequence ATGCCTCTCCCCCGCTTCCTCCACGCCTGGCTCCACGAGCTCGAGGCGTCCCTGGACCGCTGGTGGAACGTGTTCCGCCGGGCGTTGGGCGGTGGCAAGCCGCGGTCGGTGATCCCCTTCACCGGGTGGGACAACACGCACCACGCGGCCGCGGGCGGTGAGGCGCGAGCGGTCTTCGGGTGCCGCGTGCTGGCGACGCCGCTGGGCGGGGGGCCGCGCGAGAAGGATCGCTGGTGGGACAACCTGCGGAACACCTACCGGCGGTGGGACACGCAGGAGGTGCCGCACGCGGAGGTGACCGCCACGCTGGGCACGCAGGCCCAGAGCGTGACCGCCGACGAGGAGGGCTACGCGTGGTTCCGGATCTCGCCGCCGCCGGAGGCGGACGCGGGGCTCGCCCGCCTGCTCGTCGCCGACAGCGCCGCGGACCGCGGCGTCGATCCCGCCCGGGAGGCCGCGGTCCGCGGCGCGGCGGTAGAGAGCGAGCTGCCGGTGATCCGGCCGGGTCTTCGAGCGCCCTTCGGCGTCGTCTCCGACCTCGACGACACGGTGATCCACACCGGCATCACCAACCTGCTCACCGCGGCGAGGCTGACCTTCCTGCACAACGCTCGGACGCGGAAGCCGCTGCCCGGGGTCGCCGCGCTCTACGCCGCGCTCGAGGCGGCGGGAGAGGAACCCGCGCCCTTCTTCTACGTCTCGAGTTCCGCCTGGAACCTCCACGACCTGCTCACCGACTTCCTCCGGCTCAACCGGCTGCCCGTGGGCCCGCTGCTGCTGCAGGACCTGGGGCTGGACCGGTCGAAGTTCATCAAGCGGCCCGGCCACACGCACAAGCTCGACAAGGCCCGCGACCTGGTGGATGCGTTCCCCGGCCTGCCCTTCCTGCTCATCGGAGACAGCGGCCAGGCCGATCCGCACCTGTACGAGAGGCTGGTGCGCGAGCGGCCCGGGCGGATCGCCGCCGTTCTGATCCGCGACGTCGACGCGGGCCAACGCAGCCGCCGCGACCGCGACGCCGAGGCCCACCTCGCCGCGGCCCGCGCCGCCGGCACGCCGGCCTTTCTCGTTCACGACAGCGCGGAGGCCGCGGGGCACCTGGTCCGGCTGGGCCTGCTGCCCGCCGGAGCCCTCGAGATGATCCGCCGGGACACCGAGGCCGAGAGCGGCAGGCCCGGGGTGGCCGGGGCGGTGCTGCGGCAGGCTCGGGCCGCCCTGCGGCCCGATCGCCGCGCCCCCTAG
- a CDS encoding DUF547 domain-containing protein, whose protein sequence is MRPFRLPLLLLSLLACVSACDPDAERLTLRDVDRYTPALLDEALEPAWDRGRLNHRVLTGHYRASLELFAEHLDGHGPRTRPSLFRFPRQRIAFYANAHNGLALLAWLRDGSSDGDPTRAWNPAWSDRKHAIDGEMLSLDDLRGRVLAEGDRTTLLLLSRGRREDPAFPQSAFDGQLYDEGRGAHLRFIVNREGLFRDTSGRVVGPPWLRVLTAAEGPDADAGPPLGPARLAAFFDEFLRYDHPLRLQILRSAREGTLVPGDADPQIAVPEA, encoded by the coding sequence ATGCGCCCCTTCCGGCTCCCGCTCCTGCTGCTTTCGCTCCTCGCGTGCGTCTCCGCCTGCGATCCGGACGCGGAGCGGCTGACCCTGCGCGACGTGGACCGCTACACCCCCGCGCTCCTCGACGAGGCGCTCGAGCCCGCCTGGGACCGCGGGCGCCTCAACCACCGCGTGCTGACCGGCCACTACCGCGCGTCCCTGGAGCTCTTCGCCGAGCACCTCGACGGGCACGGCCCCCGCACGCGGCCCTCGCTGTTCCGCTTCCCGCGGCAGCGGATCGCGTTCTACGCGAACGCGCACAACGGCCTCGCGCTGCTGGCGTGGCTGCGGGACGGCTCGTCGGACGGCGACCCCACCCGGGCGTGGAACCCGGCCTGGAGCGACCGGAAGCACGCGATCGACGGCGAGATGCTCAGCCTCGACGACCTCCGCGGCCGCGTGCTCGCCGAAGGCGACCGCACGACGCTGCTGCTCCTGTCCCGGGGCCGCCGAGAGGATCCCGCCTTCCCCCAATCCGCCTTCGACGGGCAGCTGTACGACGAGGGCCGCGGCGCCCACCTCCGCTTCATCGTGAACCGGGAGGGCCTCTTCCGCGACACCTCCGGGCGGGTGGTGGGGCCCCCGTGGCTCCGCGTGCTGACGGCCGCGGAGGGGCCGGACGCGGACGCCGGCCCGCCGCTGGGCCCGGCGCGTCTCGCGGCCTTCTTCGACGAGTTCCTCCGCTACGACCACCCGCTGCGGCTGCAGATCCTGCGATCGGCCCGGGAGGGGACCCTGGTGCCCGGCGACGCGGACCCGCAGATCGCCGTGCCCGAAGCCTGA
- the rsmH gene encoding 16S rRNA (cytosine(1402)-N(4))-methyltransferase RsmH, with protein MSDALPPTPDGHVPVLPAEVENLLAPALGPGAVLLDATLGRGGHARRLLPLLPGGTVIGFDLDAGNLAHAGDRLRPIAEAHGVRLILHHGSFAGAEAVVANEAPGGVDALLADLGFASNQVDDPARGFSFRHDGPLDMRLDAGDAGRPTAADLVNTLGQDELADLIYLHGEERLSRRIARRIVEARQQAPIETTLRLAELVFRCYPPPKRRGGGPPRHPVHPATRTFQALRIAVNGELDALASLLDAIPRLLRPGGHAAVISFHSLEDRPVKRAFLRFQQQDLGRRLTRKPLTAADDEAAANPRSRSAKLRGFAAASAPNAPR; from the coding sequence TTGAGCGACGCCCTCCCCCCCACGCCCGACGGGCACGTCCCGGTGCTGCCGGCGGAGGTGGAGAACCTGCTCGCCCCCGCCTTGGGCCCCGGAGCGGTGCTGCTCGACGCCACGCTGGGCCGGGGCGGGCACGCCCGCCGGCTGCTCCCGCTGCTCCCCGGCGGGACGGTGATCGGCTTCGACCTCGACGCCGGGAACCTCGCCCACGCGGGCGATCGGCTCCGCCCGATCGCGGAGGCGCACGGCGTGCGGCTGATCCTCCACCACGGCTCCTTTGCCGGAGCGGAAGCCGTCGTGGCAAATGAAGCCCCCGGCGGCGTCGACGCCCTCCTCGCCGACCTGGGCTTCGCCAGCAACCAGGTGGACGATCCCGCCCGCGGCTTCTCGTTCCGCCACGACGGCCCCCTGGACATGCGGCTCGACGCCGGCGATGCCGGCCGCCCCACCGCCGCCGATCTCGTGAACACGCTCGGCCAAGACGAGCTCGCGGACCTCATCTACCTCCACGGCGAGGAGCGCCTCTCCCGCCGCATCGCCCGCCGGATCGTGGAGGCCCGGCAGCAAGCGCCGATCGAGACCACGCTCCGCCTCGCCGAGCTCGTCTTCCGCTGCTACCCGCCGCCGAAGCGCCGCGGCGGCGGGCCGCCGCGCCACCCGGTCCACCCCGCCACCCGCACCTTCCAGGCCCTGCGGATCGCCGTGAACGGCGAGCTGGACGCGCTGGCAAGCCTGCTCGACGCGATCCCGCGCCTGCTCCGCCCCGGCGGGCACGCCGCCGTGATCTCCTTCCACTCGCTGGAGGACCGCCCGGTGAAGCGGGCCTTCCTCCGCTTCCAGCAGCAGGACCTCGGCCGGCGGCTCACCCGGAAGCCCCTCACCGCGGCCGACGACGAAGCCGCCGCCAACCCGCGCAGCCGGTCCGCCAAGCTCCGCGGCTTCGCCGCCGCGTCCGCACCGAACGCCCCAAGATGA
- the pyrF gene encoding orotidine-5'-phosphate decarboxylase, protein MAAPAPASSFATRLAAAVDRRGGAACVGLDPVLEKVPHRNGGDPVAAIEAFSLRVVEAVAGLVPAVKLQMACFERYGSRGVAAAERVLGAAGEAELLTIADAKRGDIGVSAAHYAAAFTAGPLAADAVTVSPYLGFDTLVPFREAAAAAGTGVFVLVRTSNPGGDDLQSLRTPGGGVAEVVAAGIERMNGGLQAGEAYGPVGAVVGATRPAVAEALRVRMPRSILLVPGIGAQGGDPAALSALFDARGHGALLTASRSVIYAEDPAEGARRLVAAAAQAADRG, encoded by the coding sequence ATGGCCGCCCCCGCACCCGCTTCCTCTTTTGCCACGCGGCTCGCCGCCGCCGTCGATCGACGCGGTGGCGCCGCCTGCGTCGGGCTCGATCCGGTCCTCGAGAAGGTCCCCCACCGCAACGGCGGCGACCCGGTGGCCGCCATCGAGGCCTTCAGCCTCCGCGTCGTCGAGGCCGTCGCGGGCCTGGTCCCCGCGGTGAAGCTCCAGATGGCCTGCTTCGAGCGGTACGGGAGCCGGGGTGTCGCGGCCGCCGAGCGGGTGCTCGGGGCGGCCGGGGAGGCGGAGCTGCTGACCATCGCCGACGCCAAGCGCGGCGACATCGGCGTGTCCGCCGCGCACTACGCCGCGGCCTTCACCGCCGGGCCCCTCGCCGCCGACGCGGTGACCGTCAGCCCCTACCTGGGCTTCGACACGCTCGTGCCCTTCCGGGAGGCGGCCGCCGCGGCGGGCACCGGCGTGTTCGTGCTCGTGCGGACGAGCAACCCCGGCGGCGACGACCTGCAGTCGCTGCGGACGCCCGGCGGCGGCGTTGCGGAGGTCGTCGCGGCCGGCATCGAGCGGATGAACGGCGGGCTCCAAGCGGGCGAGGCCTACGGGCCGGTGGGCGCCGTGGTCGGTGCCACGCGGCCGGCGGTGGCCGAGGCGCTGCGGGTCCGGATGCCGCGGTCGATCCTGCTCGTGCCCGGCATCGGAGCCCAGGGCGGCGACCCCGCGGCGCTTTCGGCCCTCTTCGACGCGAGAGGCCACGGGGCGCTGCTCACCGCGAGCCGGTCGGTCATCTACGCCGAAGACCCCGCCGAGGGCGCACGGCGGCTGGTGGCCGCCGCCGCGCAGGCCGCGGACCGCGGCTGA